A part of Kitasatospora acidiphila genomic DNA contains:
- a CDS encoding dihydrofolate reductase family protein — protein sequence MRTLSYLVAVTIDGYIAGPDGEFDFFAPYLTPDFLTHYMAEYPEAMSTPGRAGLGIADAPNRRFDTVLMGRGTYQPGLDIGLTSPYAHLRQIVLSRSLTESPDPAVEVTAEDPVALVRRLKQQDGLGIWLCGGADLAGQLLPEIDELIIKQSPVLVGAGIPLFRAEFGPRAFTLAEVRLFDEGQQILRYVRTAA from the coding sequence ATGCGAACGCTCAGCTATCTCGTCGCCGTCACCATCGACGGCTACATCGCCGGTCCCGACGGTGAATTCGACTTCTTCGCGCCCTATCTGACGCCGGACTTCCTTACCCACTACATGGCGGAGTACCCCGAGGCCATGTCCACACCCGGGCGGGCGGGGCTCGGCATCGCGGACGCGCCCAACCGCCGCTTCGACACCGTGCTGATGGGGCGCGGCACTTACCAGCCCGGGCTGGACATCGGCCTCACCAGCCCGTACGCCCACCTGCGGCAGATCGTGCTGTCCCGCTCGCTCACCGAGAGCCCCGACCCGGCCGTCGAGGTGACCGCCGAGGACCCGGTGGCCCTGGTGCGCCGGCTCAAGCAGCAGGACGGGCTGGGCATCTGGCTCTGCGGCGGTGCCGACCTGGCCGGCCAGCTGCTCCCCGAGATCGACGAACTGATCATCAAGCAGTCCCCGGTGCTGGTCGGCGCCGGAATCCCGCTGTTCCGCGCCGAGTTCGGTCCGCGCGCCTTCACCCTGGCCGAAGTCCGGCTGTTCGACGAGGGCCAGCAGATCCTGCGGTACGTCCGAACGGCCGCCTGA